One stretch of Nicotiana tabacum cultivar K326 chromosome 18, ASM71507v2, whole genome shotgun sequence DNA includes these proteins:
- the LOC107766272 gene encoding protein APEM9-like isoform X1, giving the protein MAMDAAASPAWEQIELSERYMMCCMFQEAESLSSSIIERLVERRGKTSEFVEDNSELSEMLESAGMVLVQSSKELGRTVDLLKQLKVLFGSVTAIPAQVFLTGVCLQIPDVPSSEVREILEEFLRKWRYVDGKYYTLESVEADVPCSEEFSNQISLGVDKYLEIVELYVITFLGRILENLDFAISWVDKASLPEEKRQDLLRRLHSMNTLKLGSSSQSSALSVQVDEYPTDSTSLIEEKSCNGTAKLLERQDQSKGEITKQAIMELTRQRTPFWWFRTVTLKFGSSRLVLSNGSIFLAFLAALVYYTVRRKQASLWSVLKRQASSTKKALVDFWQLAFSYQVNPLAAVQPLPPATRGSR; this is encoded by the exons ATGGCCATGGACGCTGCAGCTTCTCCGGCTTGGGAACAGATTGAACTTTCAGAAAG ATATATGATGTGTTGTATGTTCCAAGAAGCAGAATCTTTGTCTTCCTCAATTATAGAGCGATTGGTTGAGAGAAGGGGTAAAACTAGTGAATTTGTTGAAGACAACTCCGAATTAAGTGAGATGCTGGAATCGGCTGGCATGGTTTTGGTGCAGTCCTCCAAAGAGTTGGGAAG GACAGTAGATTTACTGAAGCAGCTGAAAGTGCTATTTGGTTCAGTCACAGCTATTCCTGCCCAAGTTTTCCTTACTGG GGTGTGTCTCCAGATACCAGATGTCCCTTCTTCTGAAGTTCGAGAAATTCTAGAGGAATTCCTTAGGAAGTGGAGATATGTTGATGGGAAGTATTATACTCTAGAAAGTGTGGAAGCTGATGTACCTTGCTCGGAAGAATTTAGCAATCAGATTTCCCTAGGAGttgataagtacctggaaattgTTGAGCTCTATGTGATAACTTTTTTGGGGAGGATTCTGGAAAATCTGGATTTTGCTATCTCTTGGGTTGACAAAGCTTCCCTTCCTGAGGAGAAGAGGCAG GATCTTTTGAGGCGGTTGCACTCCATGAACACTTTAAAGCTTGGCAGTTCTTCACAGTCCTCTGCATTATCGGTCCAAGTAGATGAATATCCAACTGATTCCACTTCCCTGATTGAAGAAAAATCATGCAATGGAACAGCAAAATTGTTGGAACGCCAAGACCAGTCTAAAGGAGAGATCACGAAACAAGCAATTATGGAGTTAACGAGACAGAGAACTCCATTTTGGTGGTTCCGTACTGTCACTTTGAAGTTTGGAAGCAGTCGCTTGGTCTTATCAAATGGAAGCATTTTTCTTGCTTTTCTGGCAGCACTTGTGTACTATACGGTGCGGAGAAAACAAGCCTCTTTATGGAG TGTTCTTAAGAGACAAGCTTCATCTACAAAGAAGGCTTTGGTCGACTTCTGGCAACTTGCATTCTCGTACCAAGTGAACCCTCTAGCTGCTGTTCAACCTCTCCCTCCTGCAACGCGTGGAAGCCGGTGA
- the LOC107766272 gene encoding protein APEM9-like isoform X3: MLESAGMVLVQSSKELGRTVDLLKQLKVLFGSVTAIPAQVFLTGVCLQIPDVPSSEVREILEEFLRKWRYVDGKYYTLESVEADVPCSEEFSNQISLGVDKYLEIVELYVITFLGRILENLDFAISWVDKASLPEEKRQDLLRRLHSMNTLKLGSSSQSSALSVQVDEYPTDSTSLIEEKSCNGTAKLLERQDQSKGEITKQAIMELTRQRTPFWWFRTVTLKFGSSRLVLSNGSIFLAFLAALVYYTVRRKQASLWSVLKRQASSTKKALVDFWQLAFSYQVNPLAAVQPLPPATRGSR, translated from the exons ATGCTGGAATCGGCTGGCATGGTTTTGGTGCAGTCCTCCAAAGAGTTGGGAAG GACAGTAGATTTACTGAAGCAGCTGAAAGTGCTATTTGGTTCAGTCACAGCTATTCCTGCCCAAGTTTTCCTTACTGG GGTGTGTCTCCAGATACCAGATGTCCCTTCTTCTGAAGTTCGAGAAATTCTAGAGGAATTCCTTAGGAAGTGGAGATATGTTGATGGGAAGTATTATACTCTAGAAAGTGTGGAAGCTGATGTACCTTGCTCGGAAGAATTTAGCAATCAGATTTCCCTAGGAGttgataagtacctggaaattgTTGAGCTCTATGTGATAACTTTTTTGGGGAGGATTCTGGAAAATCTGGATTTTGCTATCTCTTGGGTTGACAAAGCTTCCCTTCCTGAGGAGAAGAGGCAG GATCTTTTGAGGCGGTTGCACTCCATGAACACTTTAAAGCTTGGCAGTTCTTCACAGTCCTCTGCATTATCGGTCCAAGTAGATGAATATCCAACTGATTCCACTTCCCTGATTGAAGAAAAATCATGCAATGGAACAGCAAAATTGTTGGAACGCCAAGACCAGTCTAAAGGAGAGATCACGAAACAAGCAATTATGGAGTTAACGAGACAGAGAACTCCATTTTGGTGGTTCCGTACTGTCACTTTGAAGTTTGGAAGCAGTCGCTTGGTCTTATCAAATGGAAGCATTTTTCTTGCTTTTCTGGCAGCACTTGTGTACTATACGGTGCGGAGAAAACAAGCCTCTTTATGGAG TGTTCTTAAGAGACAAGCTTCATCTACAAAGAAGGCTTTGGTCGACTTCTGGCAACTTGCATTCTCGTACCAAGTGAACCCTCTAGCTGCTGTTCAACCTCTCCCTCCTGCAACGCGTGGAAGCCGGTGA
- the LOC107766272 gene encoding protein APEM9-like isoform X2 — MMCCMFQEAESLSSSIIERLVERRGKTSEFVEDNSELSEMLESAGMVLVQSSKELGRTVDLLKQLKVLFGSVTAIPAQVFLTGVCLQIPDVPSSEVREILEEFLRKWRYVDGKYYTLESVEADVPCSEEFSNQISLGVDKYLEIVELYVITFLGRILENLDFAISWVDKASLPEEKRQDLLRRLHSMNTLKLGSSSQSSALSVQVDEYPTDSTSLIEEKSCNGTAKLLERQDQSKGEITKQAIMELTRQRTPFWWFRTVTLKFGSSRLVLSNGSIFLAFLAALVYYTVRRKQASLWSVLKRQASSTKKALVDFWQLAFSYQVNPLAAVQPLPPATRGSR, encoded by the exons ATGATGTGTTGTATGTTCCAAGAAGCAGAATCTTTGTCTTCCTCAATTATAGAGCGATTGGTTGAGAGAAGGGGTAAAACTAGTGAATTTGTTGAAGACAACTCCGAATTAAGTGAGATGCTGGAATCGGCTGGCATGGTTTTGGTGCAGTCCTCCAAAGAGTTGGGAAG GACAGTAGATTTACTGAAGCAGCTGAAAGTGCTATTTGGTTCAGTCACAGCTATTCCTGCCCAAGTTTTCCTTACTGG GGTGTGTCTCCAGATACCAGATGTCCCTTCTTCTGAAGTTCGAGAAATTCTAGAGGAATTCCTTAGGAAGTGGAGATATGTTGATGGGAAGTATTATACTCTAGAAAGTGTGGAAGCTGATGTACCTTGCTCGGAAGAATTTAGCAATCAGATTTCCCTAGGAGttgataagtacctggaaattgTTGAGCTCTATGTGATAACTTTTTTGGGGAGGATTCTGGAAAATCTGGATTTTGCTATCTCTTGGGTTGACAAAGCTTCCCTTCCTGAGGAGAAGAGGCAG GATCTTTTGAGGCGGTTGCACTCCATGAACACTTTAAAGCTTGGCAGTTCTTCACAGTCCTCTGCATTATCGGTCCAAGTAGATGAATATCCAACTGATTCCACTTCCCTGATTGAAGAAAAATCATGCAATGGAACAGCAAAATTGTTGGAACGCCAAGACCAGTCTAAAGGAGAGATCACGAAACAAGCAATTATGGAGTTAACGAGACAGAGAACTCCATTTTGGTGGTTCCGTACTGTCACTTTGAAGTTTGGAAGCAGTCGCTTGGTCTTATCAAATGGAAGCATTTTTCTTGCTTTTCTGGCAGCACTTGTGTACTATACGGTGCGGAGAAAACAAGCCTCTTTATGGAG TGTTCTTAAGAGACAAGCTTCATCTACAAAGAAGGCTTTGGTCGACTTCTGGCAACTTGCATTCTCGTACCAAGTGAACCCTCTAGCTGCTGTTCAACCTCTCCCTCCTGCAACGCGTGGAAGCCGGTGA